In a genomic window of Streptomyces sp. NBC_00525:
- a CDS encoding sensor histidine kinase has protein sequence MPLQKLRGGGGVPLLRALLGRWRERDALVKDGALALTLTLLAFVPPLSEVGAQIGDLPERAPSVLGGGLALAQTVPLTVRRRWPATCLAVVAAAFAVHQALGFATTFASVGLYLALYSAGAHQVRHRTGLVVAAGAGYAVLAVVLHHAGSPNGIPDYLAFSLALAAAWLVGSMVRTRRTEETRRRQLAAEVATAAERARIARELHDVVTHHVTAMVVQADAAQYLLTSAPERAAEGLTAVSDTGRRALKELRYLLGVLEATGEAASAEPAGADRAPALGQVGDLVEQARRSGQPVEFSERGERRPQGVDVELAAYRVAQEALTNAMKYAAGKPTRVLIGYGDEHIEIVVTTDGPAAAPAARKPDAGGGRGLAGLRARVRMLDGELTSGPRPGGGFEVRATIPSKPVQE, from the coding sequence ATGCCCCTTCAGAAACTCCGCGGCGGCGGAGGCGTCCCGCTGCTCCGGGCGTTGCTCGGCCGGTGGCGGGAGCGGGACGCCCTCGTCAAGGACGGCGCCCTCGCCCTGACGCTGACCCTGCTGGCCTTCGTACCGCCCCTCTCCGAGGTCGGCGCGCAGATCGGCGACCTGCCCGAGCGGGCGCCGAGCGTCCTCGGCGGCGGGCTGGCGCTCGCCCAGACCGTGCCACTGACGGTCCGCCGCAGGTGGCCCGCGACCTGCCTGGCCGTCGTCGCGGCGGCGTTCGCGGTGCACCAGGCGCTGGGCTTCGCCACCACGTTCGCGAGCGTCGGGCTGTACCTGGCCCTGTACTCCGCCGGCGCCCACCAGGTCCGGCACCGCACCGGCCTGGTCGTCGCGGCGGGAGCCGGCTACGCGGTGCTGGCCGTCGTCCTGCACCACGCCGGCTCACCGAACGGCATCCCGGACTACCTCGCCTTCTCGCTGGCCCTGGCAGCCGCGTGGCTCGTGGGGAGCATGGTGCGTACGCGGCGCACGGAAGAGACCAGGCGCCGGCAGCTCGCCGCCGAGGTGGCCACGGCCGCCGAGCGGGCGCGCATCGCCCGCGAGCTGCACGACGTGGTCACCCACCACGTCACGGCCATGGTGGTCCAGGCCGACGCGGCGCAGTACCTGCTCACGTCCGCGCCGGAACGCGCCGCCGAAGGGCTGACCGCGGTGAGCGACACCGGCCGCAGGGCGCTGAAGGAACTGAGGTACCTGCTCGGCGTCCTGGAGGCGACCGGCGAGGCGGCGTCCGCAGAGCCGGCGGGCGCGGACCGGGCCCCCGCCCTCGGCCAGGTGGGGGACCTCGTCGAGCAGGCCCGCAGATCGGGCCAGCCGGTCGAGTTCAGCGAGCGCGGCGAGCGGCGGCCCCAGGGCGTGGACGTGGAACTGGCCGCCTACCGGGTCGCGCAGGAGGCGCTCACCAACGCCATGAAGTACGCGGCCGGGAAGCCGACACGGGTCCTCATCGGGTACGGCGACGAGCACATCGAGATCGTGGTGACCACCGACGGGCCCGCTGCCGCACCGGCCGCGCGGAAGCCGGATGCCGGAGGCGGCCGGGGACTGGCCGGGCTGCGCGCACGTGTGCGGATGCTCGATGGTGAACTGACGTCGGGACCGCGGCCCGGAGGCGGGTTCGAGGTCCGTGCCACGATTCCGTCCAAGCCTGTCCAGGAGTGA
- a CDS encoding FAD-dependent oxidoreductase → MNVRPAPRISIIGAGPGGLTCARILQKHGIAVTVYDRDRDARTRDQGGSLDLHTEDGQLALREAGLIERFRELARPEGQRMRRLDAAGRVLMDRMPDEGDPSEPEIDRGQLRDLLLGSLAPGTARWGRALASVDGPAEGPRTLRFTDGTSVETDLVIGADGAFSRVRAAVSAAVPYHSGITFTEAWFDDVENRHPALSELVGDGSAAAADGERALFAQRNSGGHIRVYIIRRAPADWITAAGLTAGDTTGIRAHLLDEFAGWASGMRYMISANDGPYADRPLFVLPAPHTWDHVPTVTLLGDAAHLMPPLGVGVNLAMLDAHDLALALATHSTVGEAVRAYEKTMLPRSTDLAEALVGGAAFLLEADEEPDGRDEARALQRSLDERRAAAGA, encoded by the coding sequence ATGAACGTCCGACCTGCCCCCCGAATCTCGATCATCGGAGCGGGCCCCGGCGGGCTGACCTGCGCCCGCATCCTGCAGAAGCACGGCATCGCGGTCACCGTCTACGACCGCGACCGGGACGCCCGCACCCGTGATCAGGGCGGCAGCCTCGACCTGCACACCGAGGACGGCCAACTCGCCCTGCGCGAGGCGGGGCTGATCGAGCGTTTCCGGGAGCTGGCACGCCCGGAAGGGCAGCGGATGCGCCGACTGGACGCCGCCGGCCGGGTGCTGATGGACCGGATGCCCGACGAGGGCGACCCCTCCGAGCCGGAAATCGACCGGGGCCAACTGCGTGATCTGCTGCTCGGCTCCCTCGCGCCGGGCACGGCGCGGTGGGGCCGCGCCCTCGCCTCGGTCGACGGCCCCGCCGAAGGGCCGCGGACGCTGCGCTTCACCGACGGGACGAGCGTCGAGACCGATCTGGTCATCGGAGCCGACGGCGCGTTCTCCCGGGTCCGCGCGGCCGTCTCGGCAGCTGTCCCGTACCACTCCGGGATCACCTTCACCGAGGCGTGGTTCGACGACGTCGAAAACCGCCACCCCGCCCTGTCGGAGCTGGTCGGTGACGGCAGCGCCGCCGCGGCGGACGGCGAGCGCGCGCTGTTCGCCCAGCGCAACAGCGGTGGGCACATCCGGGTCTACATCATCCGCCGCGCCCCGGCCGACTGGATCACCGCGGCCGGTCTGACCGCCGGGGACACCACCGGCATCCGCGCCCATCTGCTGGACGAGTTCGCCGGATGGGCGTCCGGCATGCGGTACATGATCAGTGCCAACGACGGCCCCTACGCCGACCGGCCGCTGTTCGTCCTCCCGGCGCCGCACACCTGGGACCACGTACCCACGGTGACCCTGCTCGGTGACGCCGCACACCTCATGCCGCCGCTCGGTGTGGGAGTCAACCTGGCCATGCTCGACGCCCACGACCTCGCCCTCGCCCTGGCCACCCACTCCACCGTCGGCGAGGCCGTCCGCGCCTACGAGAAGACCATGCTGCCCCGCTCCACGGACCTGGCCGAAGCGCTGGTGGGCGGCGCCGCATTCCTCCTGGAAGCGGACGAGGAGCCGGACGGCCGCGACGAGGCCCGCGCCCTGCAGCGGAGCCTCGACGAGCGCAGGGCGGCGGCGGGAGCCTGA
- a CDS encoding alkene reductase, with translation MPSLFSSYRLGGLSLPNRTVMAPMSRVRAAAGGLATPSMATYYAQRATAGLIVTEGVQPSLVGQSNPGTPGLHTDEQTDSWRQVTAAVHANGGRVFAQIMHGGRVSHPETTGFRPVGPSAVAGAGSVFTPSGPQPMPVPRALATDEVAEHVHSYAHAARRAVDAGFDGVELHGANGYLISQFLSSNANLRDDRYGGSIANRIRFAVEAAAATVEAVGAARTGIRLSPGGGIWDAVEDDAVELNTALLTELARLDLAYVHLEGTAGEDTLLRLRDVWPGTLIVSPTMPGGAKQTGRSEADHWLGLGADLIAFGRAFLANPDLVERLRTGLPVAPADENTFYQGGDDGYLTYPSYQHTA, from the coding sequence ATGCCGTCCCTGTTCAGCAGTTATCGCCTCGGCGGCCTCTCGCTGCCCAACCGGACCGTCATGGCCCCCATGAGCCGCGTCCGGGCCGCCGCCGGCGGTCTGGCGACGCCCTCGATGGCCACCTATTACGCGCAGCGCGCCACGGCCGGCCTCATCGTCACCGAGGGCGTCCAGCCCAGCCTCGTCGGCCAGTCCAATCCGGGCACGCCCGGTCTGCACACCGACGAACAGACGGACTCCTGGCGGCAGGTGACCGCGGCCGTCCACGCCAACGGCGGACGCGTCTTCGCCCAGATCATGCACGGCGGCCGGGTCTCGCACCCGGAGACCACGGGCTTCCGGCCGGTCGGCCCCTCGGCCGTGGCCGGCGCGGGCAGCGTCTTCACACCGAGCGGCCCCCAGCCGATGCCGGTACCGCGCGCCCTGGCCACGGACGAGGTCGCCGAACACGTCCACTCCTACGCGCACGCCGCGCGCCGGGCCGTCGACGCGGGCTTCGACGGCGTCGAACTGCACGGCGCCAACGGCTATCTGATCTCCCAGTTCCTCTCCTCCAACGCCAACCTGCGCGACGACCGCTACGGCGGCTCGATCGCCAACCGCATACGCTTCGCCGTCGAGGCGGCCGCCGCCACCGTCGAGGCCGTGGGCGCCGCCCGTACCGGAATCCGCCTGTCGCCCGGAGGCGGCATCTGGGACGCGGTCGAGGACGACGCCGTCGAGCTGAACACCGCCCTGCTGACCGAACTGGCCCGCCTGGACCTCGCCTACGTACACCTGGAGGGCACCGCCGGCGAGGACACCCTCCTGCGGCTGCGGGACGTCTGGCCCGGCACCCTGATCGTCAGCCCCACCATGCCCGGCGGGGCCAAGCAGACCGGCAGGTCCGAGGCGGACCACTGGCTGGGGCTCGGCGCCGATCTGATCGCCTTCGGCCGCGCCTTCCTCGCCAACCCCGACCTCGTCGAACGCCTGCGCACCGGCCTGCCCGTCGCGCCCGCCGACGAGAACACCTTCTACCAGGGCGGCGACGACGGATACCTCACCTACCCGTCGTACCAGCACACCGCCTGA
- a CDS encoding MerR family transcriptional regulator — protein MRIGELADLAGVSVRSLRYYEQQGLLTSTRTPGGQRRYTEHDVDRVHFIQGLYAANLSSRTIAGLLPCADAPSVHNSDAALERLAHERERITAQIEELLRARSTLDEMAAVARAHRASLLPGAERTASATCR, from the coding sequence ATGCGGATCGGGGAGCTGGCGGACCTCGCCGGAGTGAGCGTGCGGTCGCTGCGCTACTACGAGCAGCAGGGACTGCTCACCAGCACCCGTACACCGGGCGGGCAGCGCCGGTACACCGAGCACGACGTGGACCGCGTCCACTTCATCCAGGGGCTGTACGCGGCGAACCTCTCCAGCCGCACCATCGCCGGACTCCTGCCCTGCGCCGACGCGCCGAGCGTGCACAACTCCGACGCCGCGCTCGAACGGCTGGCCCACGAGCGCGAGCGGATCACCGCGCAGATCGAGGAACTGCTGCGCGCCCGCTCCACGCTCGACGAGATGGCCGCCGTGGCGCGGGCCCACCGCGCCTCCCTGCTGCCCGGAGCCGAACGGACCGCGTCCGCTACGTGCCGGTGA
- a CDS encoding TetR/AcrR family transcriptional regulator has product MPETEPSAAPAPMGRRERKKAATRQAIADTALRLFLERGYDDVGIREIADAADVSTTTLFKHFPVKEALVFDEDTAQESQLLAAVRERPAGRSIPAALREHALRHRLAAADSGARFTAFFDLVNSTPALRDYVQAMWLRHTDALARAIAEESGLPEDDPACTALAHFALEAPRAARGHDDPRRAVIRAFDLLEAGWQALASRD; this is encoded by the coding sequence ATGCCCGAGACCGAGCCCAGTGCCGCGCCCGCCCCGATGGGGCGCCGCGAACGCAAGAAGGCCGCCACCCGCCAGGCCATCGCCGACACCGCGCTGCGCCTGTTCCTGGAGCGCGGCTACGACGACGTCGGCATCCGCGAGATCGCGGACGCCGCCGACGTGTCCACCACCACGCTCTTCAAGCACTTCCCGGTCAAGGAGGCCCTCGTCTTCGACGAGGACACCGCCCAGGAGTCCCAGCTGCTCGCCGCCGTACGCGAGCGCCCCGCAGGCCGGTCCATTCCCGCCGCCCTGCGCGAGCACGCGCTGCGTCACCGGCTGGCCGCCGCGGACAGCGGCGCCCGCTTCACCGCGTTCTTCGACCTCGTCAACAGCACGCCCGCCCTGCGCGACTACGTCCAGGCCATGTGGCTGCGCCACACCGACGCCCTGGCCCGGGCCATCGCCGAGGAGAGCGGGCTGCCCGAGGACGACCCCGCGTGCACCGCCCTGGCCCACTTCGCCCTCGAAGCCCCCCGGGCCGCCCGCGGCCACGACGACCCCCGCCGGGCCGTCATCCGCGCCTTCGACCTGCTGGAAGCGGGCTGGCAGGCTCTCGCCTCCCGCGACTGA
- a CDS encoding CPBP family intramembrane glutamic endopeptidase yields MGMKSALRHRADSGPDGDREGAGGGRLGRIARSPLGWMLTGMAGVGVVSGLTATGPGPVPVLGAAAAVAVYCYVMRRVARRATPEIARSGAGREVLLGGAIGLGFILVSALLITAFGGYSFNWAGDGVMSVVWTTIALQIGAAVTEELLFRGLALQALEQLWGSRAAIVITSVFFGVAHLSAEGANAWSGLAIALEAGALLGAAFLWRRSIWFVVGLHFAWNTTEQLLGIPVSGHAPEGLFDVDVHGSALLTGGGFGLEASIIPVLMGVAIAATMLVRAHRNGDIEPRPRAGR; encoded by the coding sequence ATGGGCATGAAGTCCGCCCTACGACACCGCGCGGATTCCGGCCCGGACGGGGACCGGGAAGGAGCCGGCGGCGGCCGTCTCGGCCGGATCGCGCGCTCCCCGCTGGGCTGGATGCTGACGGGAATGGCCGGCGTCGGAGTGGTCTCGGGGCTGACGGCCACCGGGCCCGGCCCCGTACCGGTGCTGGGCGCGGCCGCCGCGGTGGCCGTCTACTGCTACGTCATGCGCCGGGTGGCCCGACGCGCGACGCCGGAGATCGCCCGGTCCGGGGCCGGCCGGGAGGTGCTGCTCGGCGGTGCGATCGGGCTGGGCTTCATCCTCGTCTCCGCCCTGCTGATCACGGCGTTCGGCGGCTATTCGTTCAACTGGGCGGGCGACGGTGTCATGTCGGTCGTGTGGACGACCATCGCGCTCCAGATCGGCGCCGCGGTCACCGAGGAGCTGCTGTTCCGCGGCCTCGCCCTGCAAGCCCTCGAACAGCTGTGGGGCAGCCGGGCCGCCATCGTGATCACCTCGGTGTTCTTCGGCGTCGCCCACCTGAGCGCCGAGGGCGCGAACGCCTGGAGCGGACTGGCGATCGCCCTGGAGGCGGGCGCCCTGCTCGGAGCCGCGTTCCTGTGGCGACGTAGCATCTGGTTCGTCGTGGGGCTGCACTTCGCCTGGAACACCACGGAGCAGCTGCTCGGCATCCCCGTCTCCGGGCACGCCCCCGAGGGCCTGTTCGACGTGGACGTCCACGGCTCCGCCCTGCTGACCGGCGGCGGCTTCGGCCTGGAGGCGTCGATCATTCCCGTCCTCATGGGCGTGGCCATCGCCGCCACCATGCTCGTTCGCGCCCACCGCAACGGCGACATCGAACCGCGTCCACGCGCGGGCCGCTGA